From Nitrospira sp., the proteins below share one genomic window:
- a CDS encoding prepilin-type N-terminal cleavage/methylation domain-containing protein, with the protein MLKSFRKQEGFTLIELMIVVAIIGILAAIAIPNFLQYQMKSRQAEAKTNLGAIRTSMTSFQAERGCYIGVPVWPTGNTPSTTAKNTPTPWSTAATPAPGGITDYCTVTFTAPATASFLDIGFVATGSVLYQYGVVPAATGSTVPVLACAPAAFGTNTNALTGAAGAATDVGFNAFAQSNLDGDGTISHWGASQDNGSADCTVGTF; encoded by the coding sequence ATGTTGAAGTCATTCCGCAAACAAGAGGGTTTCACCCTCATCGAGTTGATGATCGTCGTGGCGATCATCGGCATCTTGGCGGCCATCGCCATTCCGAACTTCTTGCAGTACCAGATGAAGTCTCGGCAGGCTGAGGCCAAGACCAACTTAGGCGCGATCCGGACCTCGATGACCTCATTTCAGGCTGAGCGAGGCTGCTACATTGGCGTCCCCGTTTGGCCAACTGGCAACACACCCAGCACCACGGCTAAGAATACTCCTACCCCCTGGTCAACCGCTGCGACACCAGCGCCTGGTGGCATAACAGACTATTGCACTGTAACCTTTACTGCTCCGGCCACCGCGTCTTTCCTCGACATCGGGTTTGTGGCAACCGGAAGTGTTCTGTATCAGTATGGAGTTGTTCCGGCGGCGACGGGCTCTACAGTGCCAGTCCTGGCATGTGCCCCAGCTGCCTTTGGAACCAACACGAATGCGCTCACGGGTGCTGCTGGAGCGGCTACGGACGTTGGTTTCAATGCGTTTGCACAGTCCAACTTGGATGGAGATGGTACGATTTCACATTGGGGTGCGAGCCAGGACAACGGCTCAGCGGATTGTACTGTCGGAACATTCTAA